One genomic window of Fusarium verticillioides 7600 chromosome 2, whole genome shotgun sequence includes the following:
- a CDS encoding NAD-dependent histone deacetylase SIR2, translating into MTPKVCTPEEASRLRRELREYGPTVFCQRTVDAGHYTARKLLSAFGIRPPPFLEGQPDDAYFSLLSLAITRELSKRAKLLRHNTVDDAVDLITKSSNIILITGAGISTSLGIPDFRSKGTGLYSKLEHLGLSDPQEVFDISVFRQDPTIFYSVAKDILPSTDRYTPTHKFIAMLHEKGKLLTNYSQNIDNLEVKAGVPKDKLIQCHGSFGTATCVQCGYKCPGEAIFPEIKADKIPRCPRCVQTLRTTGGAPKRKRSAGTEKKRRRWSADSSDESEYDIPSAGVMKPDITFFGEALPDEFSRRLTEHDRDKVDLVIVIGTSLKVTPVSEIVSWLPANIPQIYVSRQAVNHINFDIDLLGDCDVVVSELCRRLGWPMVHEMVPKDQKVEVRTEPGFKSRHVFEEQKAKK; encoded by the exons atg acccCCAAAGTGTGCACACCTGAAGAAGCTAGCAGACTTCGTCGGGAGCTCCGAGAATATGGTCCAACAGTCTTTTGCCAACGcactgttgatgctggtcACTATACCGCCAGAAAGCTCCTCAGCGCCTTTGGCATTCGTCCTCCTCCCTTCCTGGAGGGTCAGCCTGATGATGCGTATTTCAGTTTACTGTCGCTCGCTATTACGCGTGAACTGTCTAAACGCGCCAAGCTTCTGCGTCACAACACGGTTGACGATGCTGTCGACCTGATCACTAagagcagcaacatcattctcatcactgGTGCTGGTATCTCTACATCCCTGGGCATTCCTGACTTCCGTTCCAAGGGAACTGGTCTGTATTCCAAGTTGGAGCACCTTGGTCTTAGTGATCCTCAAGAGGTTTTCGACATTAGTGTCTTCCGCCAGGATCCCACCATTTTCTACTCGGTGGCCAAAGACATTCTGCCGAGCACGGACCGGTATACACCCACTCACAAGTTCATTGCCATGCTCCAcgagaagggcaagctcTTGACCAACTACTCTCAgaacatcgacaacctcgaaGTCAAGGCCGGTGTtcccaaggacaagctcatccaaTGCCACGGCTCCTTCGGAACCGCCACTTGTGTTCAGTGCGGTTACAAATGCCCAGGAGAGGCCATCTTtcccgagatcaaggctgacaaGATCCCTCGATGCCCACGCTGCGTTCAGACTCTGCGCACTACTGGCGGTGCGCCTAAGCGTAAGCGGTCTGCGGGcacagagaagaagcgaagaCGGTGGAGTGCCGATAGTTCCGACGAGTCTGAGTATGACATCCCCAGTGCTGGTGTCATGAAGCCAGATATTACCTTCTTTGGCGAGGCTCTCCCCGATGAGTTCTCTCGACGACTAACCGAGCACGATCGTGACAAGGTTGATCTCGTCATCGTTATCGGCACTTCTCTCAAGGTTACGCCTGTATCTGAGATCGTTTCTTGGCTCCCTGCCAATATTCCTCAGATCTACGTATCTCGCCAGGCCGTCAATCACATCAATTTTGACATCGATCTCCTAGGCGACTGcgatgttgttgtctctGAACTATGTCGCCGTCTGGGCTGGCCAATGGTGCATGAGATGGTTCCTAAGGATCAAAAGGTTGAAGTCCGTACTGAGCCTGGCTTTAAGAGTCGCCACGTTtttgaggagcagaaggccaagaagtgA